Proteins from a genomic interval of Lycium ferocissimum isolate CSIRO_LF1 chromosome 2, AGI_CSIRO_Lferr_CH_V1, whole genome shotgun sequence:
- the LOC132047458 gene encoding uncharacterized protein LOC132047458 produces MVGDVVLWLVDLMCLRLGLGVYLLGDSLEKVKLILERLFTDQSRQKSYEDQKARNLEFMIGEQVLLKVSPIKGVMRSEKKGKLSSRFISPFEIIQHILKWDSVLFDQNMTFEEEPVASFSRHVQMLRSKEMALVKVHWRHYLIEEAT; encoded by the exons atggtaggagatgtcgtTCTCTGGTTGGTTGATTTGATGTGTTTGAGGTTAGGACTTGGGGTGTATTTGTTGGGGGATTCCCTGGAAAAGGTCAAGTTGATTCTGGAAAGACTTTTCACAGACCAAAGTAGACAGAAGAGTTATGAGGATCAGAAGGCTCGTaatctagagttcatgattggTGAGCAGgttttgttgaaggtttcacccatcaAGGGTGTAATGAGGTccgaaaagaaaggaaagttgagctCTAGGTTTATTAGCCCATTTGAGATTATTCAGCATATTCTTAAG TGGGATTCGGTGCTATTTGATCAGAATATGACATTTGAGGAAGAGCCAGTAGCAAGTTTTAGTAGGCATGTTCAGATGTTGAGATCTAAGGAGATGGCCTTAGTGAAAGTTCATTGGAGACATTATTTGATCGAGGAGGCTACTTAG